One genomic window of Ananas comosus cultivar F153 unplaced genomic scaffold, ASM154086v1, whole genome shotgun sequence includes the following:
- the LOC109704539 gene encoding phospholipase D delta-like, translating to MQMMYEVIGQELKSMKLENAHPQDYLNFYCLGNREELPSDISENYDHPTENSPVALARKYRRFMIYVHAKGMIVDDEYVILGSANINQRSLAGTRDTEIAMGAYQPHYTWAEKKRHPHGQVLSNTLLLTS from the exons ATGCAGATGATGTATGAAGTTATTGGGCAAGAGCTCAAATCTATGAAGCTTGAGAATGCGCATCCACAGGACTACCTGAACTTCTACTGTCTTGGTAACCGCGAAGAATTGCCCAGTGATATTTCAGAGAACTATGATCATCCTACAGAAAATAGTCCTGTG GCCTTGGCCCGAAAATACCGGCGTTTCATGATTTATGTTCATGCAAAGGGGATGATTGTAGATGATGAGTATGTGATCTTGGGATCAGCCAATATTAATCAAAGATCTCTAGCTGGAACAAGAGATACCGAAATCGCTATGGGCGCATACCAACCCCATTATACATGGGCCGAGAAGAAGAGGCATCCACATGGACAGGTTCTATCAAACACTCTTTTGCTCACAAGCTGA